CCCGAGCCCATGATACGCGAGGAAACCGCCGTGGTGCCCGGCATTGATGGGGAGAAGATGAGCAAGAGCTACGGCAATGCCATCGAGATTTTCGGCGAGGAAAAAGTGCTGCGCCAGAAAATCATGAGCATCAAGATGGACAGCCGCTCGGTGTCCGAGCCTAAACCGGATGCCGACCAGAATCTGGCCATCCGGCTCATGAAACTGGTGGCGCCGCCCGAGGTGGCCCGTGATTACGAGGAACGCCTGCGGGCCGGCGGCCTGGGTTATGGGGAGCTGAAAAAGGCCCTGTTTGAACACTACTGGAATGCTTTTGCCCCCGCCCGCCAGCGCCGGGCCGAGCTGGTCAACAATCTGGATTACGTCCGCGAAGTCCTGCGTAAAGGCGCCGAGCGCGCCCGGGTCGAGGCCGCCAAAGTCCTGGCCCGCGCCAAGCACGCGGCCGGGCTGGATTAAGCGCGGCGCGGGTGCTCAAGGGCAACGCAGGACGATTTTGCCCGCCAGCACACCCGTTTTGCGGAGGGTATTGTCCTCCTGCAATTGGTGGGCTTTCGCAGCTTCGGCCAGCGGCAGCACACGGTCAATGCGCGGTTGCAGGCGGCCCTCGGCCAGCCAGCGGCTGATGTCTTTGGCACAGGCCTCCTGCTCCTCCGGAGTGGCGTTGAACATGACAAAGCCATGGAGGGAGCAGTCCTTGACGTAAAACGGGCCCACCGGGAAAGGCGGCCGAGCCTCCCGCCCCGCCATGACCACCATCCGGCCCCGTTGAGCCAGACAACTTATGGCGCGGTCAAAATCCGGGTCCCGCTGAGTCTCCCACCAAATCTGGACGCCGTTGGGCGCGAACTGGCGGACGGCCTGCACGACATCCTGTTTCTGGTACTCGATGACGTAGTCCGCCCCCAAATCCCGGCAGATTTTCGCCTTGGCCTCCGAGCCGGCGGTGGCAATCACGGTGGCGCCGGCAATTTTGGCCATTTGCAAGACCATCGAGCCTACCCCCCCACTGCCGCCGTTGATGAACAGGGTTTCTCCCGCGCGCAACTGGGCGTTGCGAAACAGCCCCAAATGCGCCGTGATGCCCACCAGCGCCGCGGCGGCCAGTGCTTCGTCCTCCACGTCCGCAGGGGCGGGGTATAGCCAGCACTCGTCCACGGCAGCGAACTCGGCAAAAGTGCCCTGACGTCCCAGCAACCCCTGATTGCTGCCCCAGACGCGGTCGCCGGGCCGGAAGCGCCGGACTTGGGGGCCGACGGCTTCCACCACTCCGGCCAGGTCGCAACCCGGGATGTAGGGCATGGGCAAGGGCATGGGCACCGCGCCGGCGCGCAGGTAGGTGTCAATGGGGTTAACTGATACCGCCTTGACCCGCACCAACACTTGATGGTCTTTGACGGCGGGCACCGGCAATTCGCCGTAACGAATGACCTCCGGGGGGCCCGTCCGCTCAATAAAAGCCGCTTTCATGGTGTTTGATTTCATGGCTTCAAATTATGCCTGCGCCCCCCCACGATGCAACTGGCAAAGGAGTTGTCCCCAACAGGTCTGAGGGCATGAAAAAACCGGCGATTCCCGCAGAAATCGCCGGTTCTGATAATGAATGCAACGACCGCTTACAGGCCCTTGCTGAGGATCAGCTTGATCAGCTCCGCCACGCGGCAGCTATAACCCCATTCGTTGTCGTACCAGCTCACGAGCTTAAAGAAGTTTTTGTTCAGCTCGATGCCGGCGCCCGCGTCAAAGATGCTGCTCAGCGGGCAGTGGATGAAGTCGGTGCTCACCACTTCGTCTTCGGTGTAACCCAGGATGCCCTTGAGGTAGGTCTCGCTGGCGCGCTTCATGGCGGCGCAGATTTCGGCGTAGCTGGTTTCCTTGACCGTCTTGACGGTCAGGTCCACCACCGAGACGGTGGGGGTGGGCACGCGGAAGGCCATGCCGGTGAGCTTGCCTTTGACCTCCGGCAGCACCAGGGCCACGGCTTTGGCCGCGCCGGTGCTGGAGGGGATGATGTTGATGGCAGCGCTGCGGCCACCCTTCCAGTCCTTCTTGCTGGGGCCGTCCACGGTTTTCTGGGTGGCGGTGTAGGCGTGGATGGTGCTCATCAAGCCTTCGGCCACGCCGAAGCCTTCCTTGAGCAGCACATAGACCACCGGCGCCAGGCAGTTGGTGGTGCAGGAGGCGTTGGAAATGATGTGATGCTTGGCCGGGTCATATTTGCTGTCATTCACGCCCAGCACCACGGTAATGTCTTCGTTCTTGGCCGGGGCGCTGATGATGACCTTCTTGGCGCCCGCCGTGATGTGGCCGTAGGAGGACTTGGGATTGTCCTTGGCGGCGTCCGTGAACAGGCCGGTGGACTCGACCACCACTTCGACGCCCAGCGCTTTCCAGGGCAGTTCGGCGGGAGTCTTGGCGCTGACCACCTTGATTTCCTTACCGTTCACCACCAGAATGTCGTCTTCCGCCTTGTCCGGGCTGGATTTCTTGGAGCCAACTTCGCCTTTGAAAGCCCCTTGCGTCGAGTCGTACTTGAGCAAATAAGCCAGGTTGTCGGCCGGGACGATATCGCCGACGGCGACGACTTCGACATCTTTGCCAATCATGCCTTGTTCCGCGATGGCGCGGAACACCAACCGGCCGATGCGGCCGAACCCATTAATCGCGATTTTGGTAGCCATAATTATTTCAAGTTCATGTGTTGCGCCGGGCGGCCTCGCCCGCTTAAGAACAGGCATTGTTAGCTGACCCCCAAGCATCGTCAATGATGAATTAGAAAATATTTGGGAAAGACTGGGTAGATCATGACCCCCCCGTGGTTAAGATCAACGTGTTGAGTGCACGCCGCAAGGATGAGCTGCTGCACCTCCTCCGGAGGAGGTGCAGCAGCGGCGCGCCCCATCTGCTATCCTCCCGGCGTGCACACCACCTACTTTGAATTGTACCGTATGCGCACCCACCGCCATTGGTTGCGACAAAAACTCGTCGCCTTCGCCAAAACCCACGGCATCAAAGCCGCCGTCCGCGAGTTCGGCTGTTCCCGCAACACCGTCCGTAAATGGCTCCGACGCCACGTGCCCGGCAAGCCCTCCTCCCTCCAAGAACACAGCCGCCGCCCACGACGCTCCCCCCGCCGTATCCCCTCCGGCCTCGAAGGCCAAATCGTCAAACTCCGCCACCAAACCGGCTTCGGCGCCGAACGCCTCCAGCGCGAATCGCCCTCCCCTGCAGCCACAACGCCATCGCCCGCGTCCTCCGCCAACACCATCTCCTCCGCCCACGCAAAAGAAACCCGCCACCAAAAACTCCTCCGCGCCCTCAAACGGAACTGGCCACTCTTCTCCCAACTCTCCGCCGATACCAAGTATTTACAGGACATTCCCCATTACTGGCCCCAAATGAACCGCCTCCACCTCCCCGCTTCCAATACACCGTCCGCGAACCAGTCTCCGGCGCCTGCTTCACCGGCTACGCCGACGAACTCTCCAAATCCTACGCCACCCTCCTGGCCACACAACTCTCCGCCCACCTCGCCGCCCACGGCGTCAACCTCACCACCCTGGTCTGGCAAACCGACAACGGCAGTGAATCCAAGTCAACCAACACCACCAAGGCCTCCCCGCCACCGTCCGCGCCCTCGGCTCCGACCACCGCTTCATCCCTCCCAAACGCTACACCTGGCAAAGCGACGTCGAAACCGTCCACCGCCTGGTCGAAGACGAATTCTTCGACCGCGAAACCTTCTCCAGCCCCCAAGACTTTTGGGCCAAAATCACCACCTACTGGCTGTACTTCAACCTCGTCCGCCCCAACCGCGGCAAAGAATGGCAAAGCCCACTCCAAATCCTCAACGCCAAGGCCCCAGCCCTCGCCGGGGCCCTAATCCACTGGCTCCCCCTCAACCTCTCCCAACCCCACCATCCCGACTTGCCTCCACCCCTCCACCGGGGTCATGATCTACCCAGCTTTCCCTGAATTAGAAAATATTTTGGTGCGGCGCGTGATCCCGGCGTTTTCCGGCAAGTTTGTCAGGTTTTGTTCTGGCCTCGTCTAGCCCCCCGTCCGCCGCCCCAAAGACGGCAAGGGGGCCGCCGGGGTGAGGGCCACACTTTCCCCTGGCGAATGGCGATTGACGGCGCGGCCAGTCTTCACAATCATGCCGGCCATATGCTGGCCTTCCCCATGGTGTTGCGGGAAATGCAGGAGGCTGCGCGCCGCCGCGGCACTTATTGGGCACGCCTGGTGACGGTGGTTTTCGCCCTGCTCATCATCCTGATTATCTTGCTGATGACACGTTTGATGAGGGATTCAGAGTCCCGCAGCACTGCTATCTTTGTGGGGTTGGCCTTGTTGGGATGGCTGCTGGCGTTGTCGAGCGGTCTGTGGCTGACGGCGGACAGCATCAGCGCCGAGAAACGCGAAGGAACCTTGGGACTGCTCTTTCTTACCGATTTGCGGAGCCATGACATTGTGCTGGGCAAGCTGGCGGCGCATTTATTGCAGGGCCTCACTTGCCTGCTGGCACTGATTCCCATCATGTGCCTGCCGCTGCTCATGGGCGGACGCACGCCGGAGGAAGTCGGACGGGTGGCCCTGGCCATTGGGGCCACTTTTTTATTTTCCCTGTCGGTTGGCTTGGCGGTTTCGGCCTGTCTGGTGCGCATCCGGACCACGTTTGTCGTCACCGCCATCCTGCTGGCATGGTTTGCCTTTCTCTCACCCTGGCTGGGCTATGCCCTGATGGAGTCCCAACGCGGGACAGGGGTGGAGGTATTTGCAGGCTATCTGTTGTATCGTCCCGGCCTGGTCATAGGAATCTGGCATAGCTTTGATTTTTCCTTCTCTGGAGCCGAACTTTTCTGGACCCCCATTATTCACAGCCAGGCATTGGCCTTGGTGGCCTTGATGGTAACCTGGTGGAGGCTGCCGCGCTCCTGGCAGGACACGGGAAGCAGCTTCCGCCAGGGAAGCTGGCGGGAGAAGTGGCATCGCTTCCGGGCGGGCAGCCAACGCTGGCGGAGAGCTTTTCGGCAAAAAGCGCTGGAAATCAATCCCTGTTATTGGCTGGCCAGCCGCAATCGGTGGGAGCCTTGGGTAGTGTGGTTTCCCCTCATCATTGCGGCGGTCTGGTGGGCGTATGGATTTTGGGAGGAAGGCACGTATTGGATAGATGACGAAGTGCTGTTCACCACCGCTTATTCCCTTACCGCTTTTTACAAGTTGTGGTTTGCCTGGCGGGCCGCCCTTTTTTTGGGTGAGGCCCGCCGCGAGCAGACCCTGGAGTTATGGCTGACAGCGCCGGTGCATCCGGAACAGGTGCTTTGGGGGCAGTGGCAGGCTTTATGGCGGATGTTTCGCGGCCCCTTTACGTTCATGGTCTTGCTCTATATCACCTTTGGCATCCTTTACCTTCTAGATAATTACGACCTGAGCGAAACGCATTGGGCATATATCCTTATCTATTACGAAATCGATCATAACGACCTGTTTGGTTTATATTATTATGGGGTGGTTTCCCTTTTCGACATGGCGGCGTTGGGCTGGCTCTCCATGTGGCTGAGTTACCGGCTGGCCCATCCGCATCGGGCGGCGCTCATGGCGATTCTTTCAATCATGAGTCTGCCCTGGATTCTTTGGGCGGGAGGGGCCATTATCTTGGAATTGCTCCGCCAGATGGATGCCTTCGACTTTTTACTAAACAACTCACCGCGTGGGGATATCATGGTTTTGATGCGTATCGGCCTTTTCCTGGCCATTCATATTGGGGTGGACTTGCTGGCCCTCTATTACGCGCGCTGGCGGTTGCGTCGCTATTTCCGCCTGGTGGCCGCCACACCGGTGGGCGTCAAGCCAAGCTACCGAACCGGCTAACCCGATGATGTTTACCACCATCGCCTGGCGCGAATTGACCCTCAGGGCGCGGCAGGAAACGACCTTTTTGCAGCGCTTGTTATTGGCCGCCGTGGCCATGGGCTTGCTGGTCACGCTGCTGATGGTTGGCGAGATGATGCGCAATCCCCGCAGCATGGGCGAGTTCATGTTCAAGTTCATGGGTTGGACTGGCATGATTCTGGGCGGCCTGGAGAGCGTGCGGCAAACGGCGGACAGCTTGAGCCGGGAAAAACGGGAAGGCACGCTGGGACTGCTGTTCCTCACCCACGTGACGAGCCTGGATGTGGTGCTGGGCAAGTGGGTGGTGCGGGCCTTGACGGTGTTTTACCATTTGCTGGCCGTGTTCCCGGTGCTGGCCGTTCCTTTCGTTCTGGGCGGAGTTACCTTTGGAGAATTTGCCCGCCTGCTGCTGTCGCTGGTCAATATAATGTTTGTTGGGCTGGCCTTGGGCATGCTGGTCAGTGCCTGGGGGCGTGAGGAGCACGAGGTCTGGGCCAGCGGCCTCGCCTGGCTGGGGCTGCTGGAGGCTGGGCCGTTGTTGTGCAATATCCTGCCCGTGTTTGCGGGCGCCGCCTGGCTCGTGCCGATGGTGGCGGCGCTCAGTCCCTTGCAACCGTGGCTGCTGTCCCCCCATGCGGCGTACAGCATGTCTCCGAGTTCCTTCTGGAATGCCCTGGCCCTGTCCCATTTGCTGGGCTGGCTGCTGCTGGTAATGGCCGGGTGGAGCATGGCCCGGGTGTGGCGGCAAATGGCCCTGGCCACCCCGCCGCGCAAAGCGGGTTATCTGGAAAGGCTGGTCCGCCCCGTGGTGCGGGCTTTGCAATGGTTCGAGCAATCAGCGTGGCAGCAGAAGCTGAGATTCCAGCCCCCCTCCATTCACGCGCAGTTTCTGGCCAGTTACCAGCCACCCCCCGTCTTGATTTTAACGGTATTGTTCAGCGCCGCCATAGCGGTGGCCATGGTGGTGGCTACGGCTGCCACAACCTCCTGGCTGGCCTTCCTGCCCGTCCTCATCTTTTATGCGCTGCACTGGGTGGTGCGCCTATGGGCCGCGTCGCATTGCAGCGAGGTGGTGCGAAAATTGCGGGATACAGGATGGCTGCATGTGTTGTTGACCACCCCCCACCAACGCCATGAGATACCCCGGGCGCTGATGTTCAGCCAAAAACCAGCTTTGCGGATGGTCTTTACCCTGGTGATGGGCCTGGAAGTGTTCGCCTTGATGGTTGCCATTTATTTGTGGCCCAATCTTTGGACAGGACCGCTATTGGCCATAGTGTTTTTGTGGCTGGGCGCCGGCATCGTTTTTTGGGCGGACTTGCATGCCCTCAATGCCGCGGCGTTGTACCATGGTCTGACCCGGCCACACGCCCTCTCCGCCGCGCGGCGCGCCATATTTCAAGTGCTGTTGCTGCCCTTGATCTGCGCGCCCTTGGGCCTTTTTTGCATGAGCCTGGCCCTGCCACTAATCTACGTGCTGAAATCGGCTGTTATTCATCAATATTTCCGCGAGCGTCTGGAGCAGGATTTTGCCGCAGCGCTGGAGCGCAGCCAGGACATGGCCCCGCAGTTCTTAACGGAGAGATGGCGCTCGATGCTCAATCTGCATCCGAAACCGCCGCAGGTCGCCGAACCCTCCCCGCAGTGTGTATCCTGCGGCCGTGGGGTGGGTAACGCGATGTATTGCCCGTTTTGCGGATATCGCCAGCCGGGCATAGAAGTCTGAGGGAGCAGCCATGGTCCCGCCCCCCCTGGGGCAGGCAGCCGAAGCAGGAGCCCGTTCGAGCACTTGCGGCGACCCGGGGCTGGTTTGAACCGAGACGGGACGGAAGGTCAGGCCATCCAGGCGCGGTCGCGGTTTTGGGCGGCCTTGATGACGCGGTTGGCAATGGCCACGTTTTCAGCCACCTGGAAGTCAAACATGCCCACGAGACAAAAATCTGCGCCACTCTCGAAGGCATATTTGAAGCCGACGTTGGGATGGATGGCCCCAGCGGCAAGGACTTTATAAGCAATCCACGGACGATTGACTTCCTGCATGTAGCGCACCGTGGCCTCCGGCTCGAGGCACCAATAGTTATCCACCGAGTAATTATCAATGACTTCCTTGTTCTGGTCGGGCCGCCGCTTGGACCAGTAATTCTCGTTGTGCAGGGTCTTCATGTAGAAGTCGGGCTGGATGCCCGCCTTTTCCACCGCCTGGATGGTGCGCAGCTCATGGCCGGCCACGCCAGCAATCATGCCGTGGTCCTTGACGATGCCAACAAACTTGCCGATTAGTTCCACCTTGTTTTCGCGCGTCCAGGCATCGCCGTAGTTGCCCACCAGCAACGCGCCGACCGCCCCGGCATCGGCGGCCTCTTTAATGTTGCGGGTCAGGTCATTGGGATTGGGGTCCAACTGCGCCATATATTGAATCTTGCCGCCCCGCTGGCGGTACAGTTTCAAGGTGTTCACCGCATTGGGGTCATGCGGATTGAAAATCATGGTGTTGACGCCGTGCTCCTCGCAAATGGCCCACGTCTCCATGATTTTTTCCGGGGTAAAATAGGCCTTGAGCAGCTTGGAAACGTAAATGAGGTCGCGGCTGTGGGCGTAACCACTAATCAGGTTGCCGCCGCAAATCAACCGGCTTATGGTCACCTTGCCTATCTTGCCGGTGGGACAGGTGGCCTTGGAGCCGGGCACCGGCGGCGCCGAGACGGGACGCGCCTCTTGCGCGGCCAGGTTGGCTTCCTCGAAACTGAAGGCCACCGGAGCAAGGAGGGTGGCGGCCATGGATTTGCGGATGAAACCACGACGCGAGGCTTTCGTTTCCATAGTCAAAATATGTATAGGGCGTTAGCAGGTAACCTTGCCACGCCCGCCGCAAAAATCAACCCTCAAAAAAAGGTTCAGGCCTTTTTAGGCGAAGCCGCCCGCGCCGCCTCGATGAGCTCCCAGAATTTGGGGTTTTGCTCCAGCGCCTCATCTTCGCCTGCAGGCAGGGAGGGGTTGCGGAAGAGGAAGTCCTTGAGCGAGTGGCGGTTAAGAATGCGATGCACCAAAATGCCCAGGTCATGGCGCTCGAAGTAAATGCGGTAATCGCCGATGCGGAAGCGGTACAGAGTGCGCCCCCCGCGCTGCAATTTGCCGAAGCGGTGCAAATCGGTGCTCATGGCCTCATGGGGCAGGCCGCGGAACTCCCCCAAAATGGAGAGCTGCAACTCCTTGGGCATCCGCGTCAATTCAGCCGCGCTGGTGGGATTGAAGATGATTTGAAAGGGCATCATGGTCACCCGACAGTTGGCAGTCACAAGTTATTCTTTCTCCTCTTCGCCGGATTCGAGGTATTTTTCCAGATGCCGGTCCAAATCCATCAGGCTGCCGGCGCAGGTGGCCTTTTGGACAAAATCCACCATCGCATCCGTCCAGGCCTCTTCTTCCACCTGTTCCTTGATGAACCACTGGAGCATGACCTGGGCAGCGTAATCCTTCTCGGCAAGCGCGGCTTCATAGGCTTGGTGGATGCCGGCGGTGTTGGCGCGCTCCATGGCCTGGGCCTGGGTGGCCACTTCCAATAAATTGCCATAGCACGTGCGCGGGGTCTTCACCTCTGCCAGCCCGGGTTGGACATCGCGGTCCAACAGGTGCTGCATGACACGCCGGGCATGCTCCCGCTCCTCCTGTTCTTGCTTGTAGAAAAAACTGGCAAAGCCGGGATAATTTTGGTGCTCACACCAGAGCGCCATGGCCAGGTAGGCATGGGCGGCGCCCAATTCATAATTCAACTGGCGTTGCAGCTCCTGCTCCACCGCCGGGGTCATGGATTTGCTTGGCATAGGCATTTCATTCAAGTTCCGGCCCTCAAACTAGCGCGACTCGGCCCGGGTGTCGAGCACCTGATGAAAGGCATCCTCCGGCGGCAGCCCTTCGCCCACCCGCACTTTATTTCAACAGCCGCGAAAGCAATGCGTTGGCCGTGGTGCGGATTTGACTCGATTGCTCCTCCAACAGCCGGTAGCGCGCAAACCAATCGCGCTCGCGCTCGTGGCGCTCGCGCCAGACCATTTTGAGCACGCGCTCCAGACGCTCAATTTGCTGCACGGCGGCGGCCAGGGTGTCCTGGCCCTGGGGCAAATCCGTGAGGTCACCCACCCCAAAGCGGCTGACGCGGCGTTTGCTGAAGACGGCCTGGAGGAGGATGACCAGCGTTTGCTCATACGCATACCAGCGCTGGTGCATGACCTCCGTCAAGAAGGAGTGGCTGATGGCAAAAAACTCCGAACGCGGGCGCTCGCAGATGCGGCGGATTTCCTGAGCTTCTTCGGGGAACCAGTTGAGCAGCAGGGCAAAGGTGCCGTAGGTATCAATAAGGCACTTGGAATCGCAGCCGTCGCGGGTGATTTCGCCCACGCACAAATCCTGGTCCAGCTCCTCGATGATTTCCGGCAAATCATGCAACCGGCCCAGGACTTCCCGCCCCACCGGCGAGCCATAATTGAAATCGCCCGGAATCAGCCAATACACATCGCCGTTGCGTCCGCGGTCCAGGGCGGCGCCCAGACCGGTGTACCACATCTGGCAGGTGTCCACACACCAGGCCTCAATTAAATCGGAATGTTTGGCCACGGTGCCGCTGCGAAACGCCTCGAAAGCTTTGTCCCCGCGGAGGCGGGCGGCCGTTTTCCGGTCCATGACGGTGATGGGCCGCGCAAAGCGCTGCGGCTCGCCATTCAAGCGGGCCACCAGCCCGTAAAGCTCCTCCAGGTCATGGTAATGGTTGGGGGGCTGGAAGGGATAAATGACCACCGGGTGGATGCGGCCGGAGGGGGTGGATTTGGCTTTCGCGGCGGCCGACGGCGCAGGGGAAGAGTTGGTGGCGCTTTTTTTCATGCAGATTTCTTTCATGGACTGCCTGAATCCCGCCAGCGCACGGCGCCAAAGCCGGCTCGGACATTCCCGGCGGGGTTCTGAAGCGACTATAGGCCGTCCCAAGGGGGAGCGGCAATGAAAAACTGGCAGGCCCATCTGAATTGGGCGGAGAGGGAGCCACGCGGTTGACCGGGCCGCCACGAGCGCAGGCGATGCCGGCCGCACAAGAATAATAACTTTAATTGGCGGTTGCGCGGTTTGGGCTTTTAGGGCATAAGTGAGGTATGTTTGGCATTCAAGCAATTGTGGTACTAGTCGTTTTGGGGGTTATCCTTGGGCTGGTGCTGCTGGTGGGGCTTTGGCTCATGGTCACTTACAACGGGCTGGTGGGGCTGCGCCAGCGCGTGAAAAATGCCTGGGCGCAAATTGATGTGCAGCTCATCCGCCGGCACGATTTGATCCCCAACATCGTCAACACCGTCAAAGGCTACGCCGCGCATGAGAAGGGCACGCTGGAAGCGGTGGTCAACGCCCGCGCCAAGGCCACCAGTTGCACGCTGCCCGCCGAGCGCATCAAGGCCGAAGGCGAGCTGAGCAGCGCCCTGGCGCGATTGATGGCCATCAGCGAGGCCTATCCCGACCTCAAAGCCAATCAAAACTTCCTGGCCCTGCAGGAGGAGCTGACGTCCACCGAAAACCGCATCGCCTTTGCGCGCCAGGCTTACAATGATGCGGTGACCCAGCTCAACACGCGGGTGAAAATGTTTCCCACGGTGCTGGTGGCGGGCATGCTGGGCTTCAAGGAAGAGCCGTTCTTCGAGGCGCCCGAAGCCGAGCGCAAACCGCCCACCGTGCAATTTTAACCGGCCCTGCGGCCGCGCGGCCGCTTTGGATTGTGGACCCGGTTTTCATTCGCTTTGGCCCCCTGACCATTCACTGGTACGGGGTTTTTATTGTCCTGGCCATGGTGCTGGGCGCCTTTCTGGCGGCGCGGCGGGGGCTGCGGGACCGCTTGTTGCCCGAGGTTTTCTACGACCTGCTGCCCTGGATCATTGTGGGCGGCATGGTGGGGGCGCGCCTGTTGTTCGTGGTCACCTACTGGGACCAAACTTTCAGCGGCCAGCCTTGGTGGCATGTCTTCGCCGTGTGGGAGGGCGGACTCGTCTTCCACGGCGGTTTGGCCGGAGCGGCCGTGGCGGTCATCGTCTTTGCCCGCCGCCGCCAATTGCCTCTATGGGTGCTGGCCGACGCCCTGGCGCCCAGCCTGGCCGCCGGCCATGTGCTGGGGCGCGTGGGCTGTTTCATGAATGGCTGCTGTTATGGCGCCCCCACGGATTTGCCCTGGGCCGTGCGGTACCCGGTGGAACATGAAACTCACGGGCTGGCGGTGCATCCCACCCAATTCTACGAAGCCGGCGCCAACCTGCTGCTCTACCTCGCGCTGGCCGCGCTGTACCGGCGCAAACAGTTTGATGGACAGGTCTTCGCCGTCTATCTCATCGCCTATGCCTGCTTGCGCGCCGGGGTGGAGTTTTTCCGGGGCGACTATCCGAGATTGACCGCCGGCTGGATTACGCCCGGACACTGGACCAGCCTGATTGTGCTGGGCGTGGGGTTGGGTTTATGGTACCGGCTGCCACGGGTGCTGGCCCGGCGTCAGACCACCGATGCCCCGGCGTGAACGCCATGCCCACGCACGCTCCTTTTTACCTCACCGGCCCCACCGCCGTGGGAAAATCGGCCGTGGCCATGCTCCTGGCAGAGCGGATGGGCGGCGAGATTATTTCCGTGGATTCCATGCAGGTGTATCGCGGGCTGGACCTTGGCACGGCCAAACCCTCACCCGCGGAGCGGGCACGGGTGCCGCATCATCTGGTGGATGTCTGCCACCTGCAGGAGGATTTTAACGCCGCGCGCTTTGTCGAGCTGGCCGGCAAAGCCGTCGCCGACCTCCAGCGGCGCGGGCGAGTCCCCATTTTTTGCGGGGGCACGGGTTTATATTTCAAAGCATGGCTGGAAGGCTTGGCGCCCCTGCCCCCCCCTGACCCCGCCCTGCGCGCCGAACTGGAGGCCACCCCGCTGGAGGTGCTGCTGGCGGAACTGGAGCAAAAAGACCCCGCCACCTTTGCCCGCGTGGACCGGCGGAATCCGCGCCGCGTCGTGCGGGCGGTGGAGATTTGGCGTTTGTCCGGCCGTCCCATGGCCGAAGCGGCAGGAGGGT
This is a stretch of genomic DNA from Fontisphaera persica. It encodes these proteins:
- the miaA gene encoding tRNA (adenosine(37)-N6)-dimethylallyltransferase MiaA, which gives rise to MPTHAPFYLTGPTAVGKSAVAMLLAERMGGEIISVDSMQVYRGLDLGTAKPSPAERARVPHHLVDVCHLQEDFNAARFVELAGKAVADLQRRGRVPIFCGGTGLYFKAWLEGLAPLPPPDPALRAELEATPLEVLLAELEQKDPATFARVDRRNPRRVVRAVEIWRLSGRPMAEAAGGWTRPAGPEIQVFALRRSAEDLRRRIEERVDAMFRAGLVEETRRLLAAGLAQNRTAMQAIGYRQVVEYLRGERDLPATVALVKQRTWQFARRQMTYLRHQLPVVWVDWPPEMSAETLADQLLARWMARV